In one Vulgatibacter incomptus genomic region, the following are encoded:
- a CDS encoding NAD(P)-binding protein — protein MSGSRRPTQLYDAIVLGSELPGLVAGALLAKRNLRVLVVDDGGPYDHHEAGGFRLPQRPTILPTPKAAPALHALLDELGAIPAWSRSARPLAEGLQLFLPRARLELRPSRDARVASLVRAFGPDGEAQARSLDLAADGMATLDRLLAGRLPPDGWLERRSHARLAARCEKELTELPIDRSHPVGEALLGLHGFASNLAGDASPTGFLRATMPLLSEACRLPGHGLASLLRAFIASHRGDFAGEPGAPAIAEELVVERGGVSGVRLAGFSEPHRGRICFAATDLDRISSLLASSRAQRKLVRQAGLVSAPQRLVVSNLVVAKDAIPPGLGELVLVSGFGRPALVELDVARKANGAIDEGLRTVTAASLAPADQAEEASGARLDAILEEVLPFHERHVRFRARPPRSEARVELTSDGTTALSGLPLRSSIDRLLVANRSVLPGLGLEGELLVGTRLARLAEEQIRKIRPS, from the coding sequence GTGAGCGGCTCCAGGCGTCCGACCCAGCTCTATGACGCCATCGTCCTCGGCTCCGAGCTGCCGGGACTCGTCGCCGGCGCGTTGCTCGCGAAGCGGAACCTGCGGGTGCTCGTGGTGGACGATGGCGGCCCCTACGATCACCACGAGGCGGGCGGATTCCGGCTGCCCCAGCGGCCGACGATCCTTCCGACGCCCAAGGCCGCCCCCGCGCTCCACGCGCTCCTCGACGAGCTGGGTGCGATCCCCGCCTGGTCCCGCTCTGCGCGGCCCCTCGCGGAAGGCCTGCAGCTCTTCCTGCCGCGAGCGAGGCTGGAGCTTCGGCCTTCCCGGGACGCCCGCGTCGCCAGCCTCGTGCGGGCGTTCGGCCCGGACGGCGAGGCGCAGGCGCGATCCCTCGACCTGGCGGCGGATGGAATGGCGACGCTCGATCGCCTCCTCGCCGGGAGGCTCCCGCCCGACGGCTGGCTGGAGCGCCGGTCCCACGCCCGCCTCGCGGCGCGCTGCGAGAAGGAGCTCACCGAGCTGCCCATCGATCGCTCGCATCCCGTGGGCGAGGCGCTCCTCGGCCTCCATGGCTTCGCGTCGAACCTCGCCGGCGACGCGTCCCCGACGGGCTTCCTCCGCGCGACGATGCCGCTCCTCTCCGAGGCCTGCCGGCTCCCGGGCCACGGCCTCGCCTCGCTGCTCCGTGCGTTCATCGCGAGCCATCGCGGCGACTTCGCCGGCGAGCCAGGTGCCCCGGCCATCGCCGAGGAGCTCGTGGTCGAGCGCGGCGGCGTGTCGGGCGTGCGGCTCGCGGGCTTCTCCGAGCCCCATCGGGGCCGGATCTGCTTCGCGGCGACCGACCTCGATCGCATCTCCTCGCTCCTCGCCTCGTCGAGAGCGCAGCGAAAGCTCGTCCGCCAGGCCGGGCTCGTCTCCGCCCCGCAGCGGCTCGTCGTCTCGAACCTCGTCGTAGCGAAGGACGCGATCCCGCCCGGCCTCGGCGAGCTGGTGCTCGTCTCCGGCTTCGGCCGCCCGGCGCTGGTCGAGCTCGACGTGGCGCGGAAAGCGAACGGCGCCATCGACGAGGGCCTGCGGACCGTGACGGCTGCCTCCCTCGCCCCTGCAGACCAAGCGGAGGAGGCCTCGGGCGCCCGCCTGGACGCGATCCTCGAGGAGGTCCTCCCGTTCCACGAGCGCCACGTCCGCTTCCGGGCCCGGCCGCCGCGGTCCGAAGCAAGGGTGGAGCTCACCTCCGACGGGACGACCGCCCTCTCGGGCCTGCCGCTCCGGAGCTCGATCGATCGCTTGCTCGTGGCGAACCGGAGCGTGCTCCCGGGCCTTGGTCTCGAGGGCGAGCTGCTCGTCGGCACGCGGCTCGCGCGGCTCGCGGAGGAGCAGATCCGGAAGATCCGGCCTTCGTAG
- the purN gene encoding phosphoribosylglycinamide formyltransferase — MLEVGVLASGEGTNLSALLDACEKGRIPARVSLVVCNVPGAGALEKARRAGVPTALVEHGRYPDRRSFDAAITAELEARGVGLVVLAGFMRILGEDFIRHWQDRIVNVHPSLLPAFPGMAAARQALDAGVRVAGCTVHLVDAGTDTGPIIAQAAVPVVPGDTEQSLHARIREQEHRLLPEVVGLFAKGLVSVEGRRVAIDLPPDSWPTGVLACPHPDRP, encoded by the coding sequence ATGCTCGAAGTCGGAGTCCTCGCCTCCGGAGAGGGGACCAACCTCTCCGCCCTCCTGGACGCCTGCGAGAAGGGCCGCATCCCGGCCCGGGTCTCGCTGGTGGTCTGCAACGTCCCGGGCGCCGGCGCCCTCGAGAAGGCCCGGCGCGCCGGCGTTCCCACGGCCCTGGTCGAGCACGGCCGCTACCCGGATCGCCGGAGCTTCGACGCCGCGATCACGGCCGAGCTCGAGGCGCGCGGTGTAGGCCTCGTAGTCCTCGCCGGCTTCATGCGCATCCTGGGCGAGGACTTCATCCGCCACTGGCAGGATCGAATCGTCAACGTCCACCCGTCCCTCCTCCCCGCCTTTCCGGGCATGGCCGCTGCCCGCCAGGCGCTGGACGCGGGCGTCCGCGTCGCGGGATGCACCGTGCACCTGGTCGACGCCGGCACGGATACGGGGCCGATCATCGCCCAGGCCGCGGTGCCGGTCGTCCCCGGCGACACGGAGCAGAGCCTCCACGCGCGGATCCGCGAGCAGGAGCATCGCCTCCTCCCCGAGGTCGTCGGCCTCTTCGCCAAGGGCCTCGTGAGCGTCGAGGGCCGCAGGGTCGCCATCGATCTGCCGCCCGATTCGTGGCCCACCGGCGTCCTCGCCTGCCCGCATCCGGATCGACCGTGA
- the purM gene encoding phosphoribosylformylglycinamidine cyclo-ligase, with product MAITYRDSGVDIEEGDRLVERIKPHAKKTMRPEVMAGIGGFASLVSLPKGYREPILVSGTDGVGTKLKVAFLAGRHDTIGQDLVAMCVNDVACTGAEPLFFLDYFGTGKLSSDQAADVVAGIADGCAKAGCALVGGETAELPGFYAPGEYDLAGFCVGVVEKSEVIDGKRVQVGDVVIGLPSSGLHSNGYSLARKVLLEAKGMKLDERPEALGGRTLGEALLEPTTIYVRDLLALRRSGVDVRSMSHITGGGLVGNVPRTLPDGTKAMLDSKAWKIPAIFEMIREGGDVPADDMLQTFNLGIGFTIIVPRSDEGPALQLLRGRGIDAVTIGEIQAGSGEATCEIK from the coding sequence ATGGCGATCACCTATCGCGACAGCGGCGTGGACATCGAAGAGGGCGATCGGCTCGTCGAGCGGATCAAGCCCCACGCAAAGAAGACGATGCGCCCGGAGGTGATGGCGGGCATCGGCGGGTTCGCCAGCCTGGTCTCGCTCCCGAAGGGCTACCGGGAGCCGATCCTCGTGTCGGGCACGGATGGCGTGGGCACCAAGCTGAAGGTGGCCTTCCTCGCCGGGCGCCACGACACGATCGGGCAGGACCTCGTGGCGATGTGCGTGAACGACGTGGCCTGCACGGGCGCGGAGCCGCTCTTCTTCCTCGACTACTTCGGCACGGGCAAGCTCTCGTCGGACCAGGCGGCGGACGTGGTGGCGGGCATCGCCGACGGCTGCGCGAAGGCGGGCTGCGCGCTCGTGGGCGGCGAGACGGCGGAGCTCCCCGGCTTCTACGCGCCGGGGGAGTACGACCTCGCCGGCTTCTGCGTGGGCGTGGTGGAGAAGTCCGAGGTGATCGACGGCAAGCGCGTGCAGGTGGGCGACGTCGTGATCGGCCTCCCCTCCTCCGGGCTCCACTCGAATGGCTACTCCCTCGCGCGGAAGGTGCTCCTCGAGGCGAAGGGCATGAAGCTCGACGAGCGCCCCGAGGCTCTGGGCGGGCGGACGCTGGGCGAGGCGCTCCTCGAGCCGACCACGATCTACGTGCGCGACCTCCTCGCGCTGCGGCGATCGGGCGTCGACGTGCGCTCGATGAGCCACATCACGGGCGGCGGTCTCGTGGGGAACGTGCCGCGCACGCTGCCGGACGGCACCAAGGCGATGCTCGACTCCAAGGCTTGGAAGATCCCCGCGATCTTCGAGATGATCCGCGAGGGCGGCGACGTCCCGGCGGACGACATGCTCCAGACCTTCAACCTCGGGATCGGCTTCACGATCATCGTGCCGCGCTCGGACGAGGGCCCTGCCCTCCAGCTCCTGCGCGGGCGCGGGATCGACGCCGTGACCATCGGCGAGATCCAGGCCGGCTCCGGCGAGGCCACCTGCGAGATCAAGTAA
- a CDS encoding YggS family pyridoxal phosphate-dependent enzyme — MVTSPEDSAIILDHLASVRRRIAEACARVGRDPAEIRLLLATKTVTPERIRVAVEAGATLLGENRVQEALGKYEAIPEAEWHFIGHLQTNKVRQVLQFAKVIQSVDRPSLVEALDARLQSEGRAIDVLLQVNTSYEESKYGVAPEQALDLARLVKSHDTLRVRGLMTIGPLSDDLERVRRAYRLLREIHGQVEGELGPLPILSMGMSGDFELAIEEGATLVRVGTTVFGARAHPDSHYWPDGK; from the coding sequence ATGGTGACCTCCCCGGAAGACAGCGCGATCATCCTCGACCACCTCGCCTCCGTCCGCCGCCGCATCGCCGAGGCATGCGCGCGGGTCGGCAGGGATCCCGCCGAGATCCGCCTCCTCCTCGCCACCAAGACCGTGACCCCCGAGCGGATCCGGGTGGCCGTCGAGGCCGGCGCCACCCTCCTCGGCGAGAACCGCGTGCAGGAGGCCCTCGGCAAGTACGAGGCCATCCCCGAGGCCGAGTGGCACTTCATCGGCCACCTGCAGACCAACAAGGTCCGCCAGGTCCTCCAGTTCGCCAAGGTGATCCAGTCCGTCGACCGGCCCTCCCTCGTCGAAGCGCTGGACGCGAGGCTGCAGTCCGAGGGGCGGGCCATCGACGTCCTCCTCCAGGTCAACACCTCCTACGAGGAGAGCAAGTACGGCGTCGCCCCCGAGCAGGCGCTCGACCTGGCTCGACTCGTGAAGTCGCACGACACGCTCCGTGTCCGAGGCCTGATGACCATCGGGCCGCTCTCCGACGACCTCGAGCGCGTCCGCCGCGCCTACCGCCTCCTCCGCGAGATCCACGGCCAGGTCGAGGGCGAGCTCGGCCCGCTGCCGATCCTCTCGATGGGCATGTCCGGCGACTTCGAGCTCGCCATCGAGGAGGGCGCCACCCTCGTGCGCGTCGGCACCACCGTCTTCGGCGCCCGCGCCCACCCCGACTCGCACTACTGGCCCGACGGGAAGTAG
- a CDS encoding MFS transporter, giving the protein MPPPKSMPSPPEGNPSRHVAFAAVAIGTFMSTLDASVVNIALPTLARDFGADLGQVEWVVLSYLLALSALLLNAGRLVDVIGQRRVYTTGLLVFGIASGACALSGSVIPLVIARVVQGVGGAMMNAAGPAILTAAYPPAQRGRVLGLVGLAVSAGLAAGPAVGGFIIGALSWHWIFLPNVPISFVAAFVASRAVPAAALSKERFDVAGSILLGLFLTALMLLLTQVHVWGVWSAKSGALLALSLGLLIAFLIVEKRVRAPVIDLGLFRNRLFTGSAAAGFLVFVTLGAVNLVMPFYLTRALGLSTTEMGLVLTSLPVVLAVVSPFSGWLSDRLHSTRGIASTGAILAAVVLVLLRFAVHDAVADAVTVAALLGGLGLAIGTFQSPNNSAVMGSVRAERLGTAGGLLASMRVTGLLVGNAVGGAAFLAASGGSTAPAAAAKGLALSSLVGAATGLLAATASLARGPSAARPST; this is encoded by the coding sequence ATGCCACCCCCGAAGTCGATGCCGAGCCCTCCCGAGGGCAACCCCAGCCGCCACGTGGCCTTCGCGGCGGTCGCCATCGGCACCTTCATGAGCACGCTCGACGCCAGCGTGGTCAACATCGCGCTCCCCACCCTGGCCCGGGATTTCGGGGCCGATCTGGGCCAGGTCGAGTGGGTCGTCCTCTCCTACCTCCTCGCCCTCTCCGCCCTCCTCCTCAACGCCGGCCGCCTCGTCGACGTCATCGGCCAGCGGCGCGTCTACACGACGGGACTCCTCGTCTTCGGCATCGCCAGCGGCGCGTGCGCCCTCTCCGGCAGCGTGATCCCGCTCGTGATCGCCCGGGTCGTGCAGGGCGTTGGCGGGGCGATGATGAACGCCGCCGGCCCGGCGATCCTCACGGCCGCGTATCCGCCGGCCCAGCGGGGACGGGTCCTGGGACTGGTCGGCCTCGCCGTCAGCGCCGGCCTCGCCGCAGGCCCCGCGGTCGGCGGCTTCATCATCGGCGCGCTCTCCTGGCATTGGATCTTCCTGCCCAACGTCCCGATCTCGTTCGTCGCCGCCTTCGTCGCCAGCCGCGCCGTCCCCGCCGCCGCCCTTTCGAAGGAGCGCTTCGACGTCGCCGGCTCGATCCTCCTGGGCCTCTTCCTCACCGCGCTGATGCTGTTGCTCACCCAGGTCCACGTGTGGGGGGTGTGGAGCGCGAAGAGCGGCGCCCTCCTCGCCCTCTCCCTCGGCTTGCTGATCGCCTTCCTGATCGTCGAGAAGCGGGTTCGGGCTCCCGTGATCGACCTCGGGCTCTTCCGCAACCGCCTCTTCACCGGCAGCGCCGCGGCGGGCTTCCTCGTCTTCGTCACCCTGGGCGCGGTGAACCTGGTGATGCCCTTCTACCTGACGCGTGCCCTCGGCCTCTCCACCACCGAAATGGGCCTCGTCCTCACGTCGCTCCCCGTCGTTCTCGCCGTGGTCTCGCCCTTCTCGGGCTGGCTCTCCGACCGCCTCCACTCGACCCGCGGCATCGCCTCCACCGGCGCCATCCTGGCTGCCGTGGTCCTCGTCCTCCTCCGTTTCGCCGTCCACGACGCCGTCGCCGACGCCGTCACCGTCGCCGCCCTCCTGGGCGGCCTGGGCCTCGCGATCGGGACCTTCCAGTCGCCCAACAACAGCGCCGTCATGGGCTCCGTACGGGCCGAGCGCCTCGGCACCGCCGGCGGCCTCCTCGCGTCCATGCGGGTCACCGGCCTCCTCGTCGGCAACGCCGTCGGGGGCGCCGCCTTCCTCGCCGCGAGCGGCGGCTCCACCGCCCCTGCCGCCGCAGCGAAGGGCCTCGCCCTCTCCTCCCTCGTCGGCGCCGCCACCGGCCTCCTCGCCGCGACGGCGTCCCTCGCCCGCGGCCCGAGCGCCGCGCGCCCGAGCACGTAG
- the accD gene encoding acetyl-CoA carboxylase, carboxyltransferase subunit beta, with amino-acid sequence MEGLWSKCDGCGEIVYRPDLEKAWNVCLVCGHHGVLPARRRLELVLDEGSFEEHDVGLAPKDPLQFSDSKKYRDRARQTHKALGERDAFISGVGRIDGKQVSVGTFNFAFMGGSMGSVVGEKVTRVFERAIDLRCPAIVFSSSGGARMQEGIYSLMQMAKTSAAIARFRETAQPYISVMLHPTTGGVAASFAWLGDVIMAEPKALIGFAGPRVIEQTIRQKLPEGFQRSEFLLDHGMIDMIVSRKEMRERLAAVIGLLG; translated from the coding sequence ATGGAGGGCCTCTGGTCCAAGTGCGACGGCTGTGGCGAGATCGTCTACCGCCCCGACCTGGAGAAGGCGTGGAACGTCTGCCTGGTCTGCGGCCACCACGGGGTGCTCCCCGCGCGGCGGCGGCTCGAGCTCGTCCTCGACGAGGGCTCCTTCGAGGAGCACGACGTCGGCCTCGCGCCCAAGGACCCGCTCCAGTTCTCCGACTCGAAGAAGTACCGCGATCGCGCGCGCCAGACCCACAAGGCGCTCGGCGAGCGCGACGCCTTCATCAGCGGGGTCGGGCGGATCGACGGGAAGCAGGTGTCGGTCGGCACGTTCAACTTCGCGTTCATGGGCGGCTCCATGGGCTCGGTGGTGGGCGAGAAGGTCACCCGGGTCTTCGAGCGCGCCATCGACCTGCGCTGCCCGGCGATCGTCTTCTCCTCGTCCGGCGGCGCCCGGATGCAGGAGGGCATCTACTCGCTGATGCAGATGGCGAAGACCTCCGCCGCGATCGCCCGCTTCCGCGAGACGGCGCAGCCCTACATCAGCGTGATGCTCCACCCGACCACGGGCGGCGTGGCCGCCTCCTTCGCGTGGCTCGGCGACGTGATCATGGCGGAGCCCAAGGCGCTGATCGGCTTCGCGGGACCGCGGGTCATCGAGCAGACCATCCGGCAGAAGCTCCCTGAGGGCTTCCAGCGCTCGGAGTTCCTGCTCGACCACGGGATGATCGACATGATCGTTTCGCGCAAGGAGATGCGCGAGAGGCTCGCCGCGGTCATCGGGCTCCTCGGCTAG
- a CDS encoding YkgJ family cysteine cluster protein, with protein sequence MECTCCGACCVAPDIAALDKPLGVRCRHLGDDNLCTIYESRPQICRDYAADALCERIAAPSLHERVERYLTEFGLLDEARANAGASSMRQARGLPILG encoded by the coding sequence GTGGAGTGCACGTGCTGCGGGGCGTGCTGCGTCGCTCCGGACATCGCGGCCCTCGACAAGCCGCTCGGCGTCCGCTGCAGGCACCTGGGCGACGACAACCTCTGCACGATATACGAGTCGAGGCCGCAGATCTGCCGCGACTACGCGGCGGACGCGCTCTGTGAGCGGATCGCGGCGCCGAGCCTGCACGAGCGCGTGGAGCGCTACCTCACGGAGTTCGGCCTCCTCGACGAGGCGCGAGCGAACGCCGGGGCGAGCTCGATGCGCCAGGCTCGCGGGCTGCCGATCCTCGGATAG
- a CDS encoding bifunctional folylpolyglutamate synthase/dihydrofolate synthase, whose protein sequence is MTKVEELLATLPQSSIHLGLERITAACQALGDPQGRFDSVLVAGTNGKGSTCAFLASALARTGRKVGLYTSPHLVSFRERIRIDGAPISSEALERAGARLRAVWPPFGDHPDALTYFEAATALAFEAFAQAGVEIAVLEVGLGGRLDATNVPGTRLCATAITRIGFDHMEYLGTTLDAIAGEKAAIARFGVPMVVAPQPDEAMEAIRRKAETVSAPLVEVGRDAALVRAHGGLEYRGPDWALEGLTLGLAGEHQLQNAAVAVAVLEAAVPRLGAGPDEAREGLAEARWPGRLEVISAAWGERPRVILDGAHNPDGALALAESFPRLWPGVRPQVVFGVLGDKDRLPMMRAIFPLAGEVHLCLPPSPRAVPTETLAQEAASFSARLHLHPSPESALEAASSLAGPAGTVLVCGSLYLVGAIRGLICGAP, encoded by the coding sequence ATGACGAAGGTCGAAGAGCTCCTGGCCACCCTCCCGCAGAGCTCGATCCACCTCGGGCTCGAGCGGATCACGGCGGCCTGCCAGGCCCTCGGCGACCCGCAGGGCCGCTTCGATTCGGTGCTCGTCGCCGGGACGAACGGCAAGGGCTCGACCTGCGCCTTCCTCGCCTCGGCCCTTGCCCGCACCGGCCGGAAGGTGGGCCTGTACACGAGCCCCCACCTCGTCTCCTTCCGGGAGCGGATCCGCATCGACGGCGCACCGATCTCTTCTGAGGCGCTGGAGCGCGCCGGGGCGAGGCTGCGCGCGGTGTGGCCGCCCTTCGGTGACCATCCAGACGCGCTCACCTATTTCGAGGCCGCCACCGCGCTCGCCTTCGAGGCCTTCGCCCAGGCGGGCGTGGAGATCGCCGTCCTCGAGGTGGGGCTAGGCGGGCGCCTGGACGCCACCAACGTACCGGGCACCCGGCTCTGCGCCACGGCGATCACCCGGATCGGCTTCGACCACATGGAGTACCTGGGGACGACACTGGACGCGATCGCCGGCGAGAAGGCGGCGATCGCGAGGTTCGGCGTCCCGATGGTGGTGGCGCCGCAACCCGACGAGGCGATGGAGGCGATCCGGCGCAAGGCCGAGACCGTCTCCGCGCCCCTGGTGGAGGTAGGCCGGGACGCCGCCCTGGTCAGGGCCCATGGGGGCCTCGAGTATCGAGGGCCCGATTGGGCGCTCGAGGGGCTCACCTTGGGGCTCGCTGGCGAGCATCAGCTCCAGAACGCGGCGGTCGCCGTGGCGGTGCTGGAGGCCGCCGTGCCGCGCCTGGGCGCAGGTCCGGACGAAGCTCGCGAAGGCCTTGCCGAGGCGCGCTGGCCGGGGCGCCTCGAGGTGATCTCCGCCGCTTGGGGGGAGCGCCCGCGCGTGATCCTGGACGGCGCCCACAACCCGGACGGAGCCCTGGCCCTCGCGGAGTCGTTCCCTCGCCTGTGGCCCGGCGTGCGGCCGCAGGTCGTCTTCGGCGTGCTCGGAGACAAGGATCGCCTCCCCATGATGCGGGCGATCTTCCCGCTGGCCGGCGAGGTCCACCTCTGCCTGCCGCCGAGCCCTCGCGCGGTGCCCACCGAGACGCTCGCGCAGGAGGCCGCTTCGTTCAGCGCGAGGCTGCACCTGCACCCGAGCCCGGAGAGCGCCCTGGAGGCCGCCAGCTCCCTCGCCGGCCCGGCGGGCACGGTGCTCGTCTGCGGCTCCCTCTACCTCGTAGGAGCGATTCGCGGCCTGATCTGCGGCGCCCCCTGA
- a CDS encoding alpha/beta fold hydrolase — MRHLTDAVAPAELTVDDVEFKSLYRKTEYEAQTSDGWTLVVTRYQPVPRPFFQPIFGEPLLLVHGFCQNRHAWTSGQFVKNLLFFGADIHILELRGHGKSSRELQLRRSQAAGLPPPADLDYAWDIDSYFLHDLPAAVGAVKAVTGRERIFFCGHSMGGMIGYGYAGLHDDFEGIVTIGASSEMGKGFPLLRLIAAAEPFLGGAIDGGLAAGNVARQASHVLTGFAGRSLRRTGLHALADRVGPASLPPTPYSFRYLPTDDLVRWVESAFTTGRYSTFREITAFLTILANPSRATSDDVRWLMRHGVEREPRGVVTQFARWIRRRDLVCYRTGYDFKSGFGNITVPMAIIFGDLDKLASMKSTAGIYRRARSEYLLWRPVKGNSHVELTMGHDIRQICYDIKNLIDFARKHRGRRPSLPRLEGDASPRR; from the coding sequence GTGCGGCACCTCACCGACGCGGTAGCACCGGCGGAGCTCACGGTCGACGACGTCGAGTTCAAGTCGCTATACCGAAAGACCGAATACGAGGCGCAGACCAGCGACGGATGGACGCTGGTCGTCACGCGCTACCAGCCGGTGCCTCGGCCGTTCTTCCAGCCGATCTTCGGAGAGCCCCTGCTGCTCGTCCACGGCTTCTGCCAGAACCGGCACGCGTGGACGAGCGGGCAGTTCGTGAAGAACCTGCTCTTCTTCGGCGCGGACATCCACATCCTCGAGCTGAGGGGCCACGGCAAGAGCTCCCGCGAGCTCCAGCTCCGACGCTCGCAGGCGGCCGGGCTGCCGCCGCCGGCGGACCTCGACTACGCGTGGGACATCGACAGCTACTTCCTCCACGACCTGCCTGCGGCGGTGGGGGCGGTGAAGGCCGTCACCGGGCGCGAGAGGATCTTCTTCTGCGGGCACTCGATGGGCGGGATGATCGGCTATGGCTATGCCGGGCTCCACGACGACTTCGAAGGGATCGTCACCATCGGCGCGTCGTCGGAGATGGGGAAGGGCTTCCCGCTCCTCAGGCTGATCGCGGCGGCGGAGCCCTTCCTCGGCGGCGCGATCGACGGCGGACTCGCCGCGGGCAACGTGGCCCGCCAGGCCTCGCACGTGTTGACCGGGTTCGCAGGTCGTTCGTTGCGGCGCACGGGCCTTCATGCGCTCGCGGACCGCGTGGGCCCGGCGTCGCTTCCGCCGACTCCGTACTCGTTCCGGTATCTGCCGACGGACGACCTGGTCCGGTGGGTGGAGTCCGCGTTCACCACGGGGCGGTACTCGACCTTCCGGGAGATCACCGCCTTCCTCACGATCCTCGCGAACCCCTCCCGGGCCACCTCCGACGACGTGAGGTGGCTGATGCGCCACGGCGTCGAGCGAGAGCCCCGCGGCGTCGTCACGCAGTTCGCCCGGTGGATCCGGCGGCGCGACCTCGTCTGCTACCGCACGGGCTACGACTTCAAGAGCGGCTTCGGGAACATCACGGTGCCGATGGCGATCATCTTCGGCGACCTCGACAAGCTCGCGTCGATGAAGAGCACCGCGGGCATCTACCGGCGCGCGCGATCCGAATACCTTCTCTGGCGCCCGGTGAAGGGGAACAGCCACGTGGAGCTCACCATGGGGCACGACATCCGGCAGATCTGCTACGACATCAAGAACCTGATCGACTTCGCCAGGAAGCACCGCGGCAGGCGGCCTTCGCTGCCCCGTCTCGAGGGGGACGCTTCGCCGCGCAGGTAG
- a CDS encoding AMIN domain-containing protein has translation MVFIAWSASAAVQENVLGAIRTRSTADGTWVELTGSLPPSFTTSSLPDKLVVDIAGSRLGPGVSESPGKGLVRAVKGEATGGGVRIVIDLEEDAEATLSTRGNVLVVAVAPGVARAAAEAKRRQAEADRLAAEEGARKQAEATRHAEAEATRMKAEADRIAAAESARQQAEADRLVAAEAARQQAEVDRLAAAEAARRQAEADRLAAAEAARRQAEADRLAAAEAARRQAEADRLAAAEEARQQAEADRLATAEAARRQAEADRLVAAEAARRQAEGDRLAAAEAARRQAESDRAAAAEAARRQAESDRAAAAEAARQQAEADRRAAAEAARRQAEADRLAAAEAARRQAEADRLAAEEAARRRAEADRLAAAEVAHAQAEAVRVAAAESPRRQAEDARIAEVALHAAPTPTPAPPSRHGGPAEISHLAFRPTDEGARITIRHDSPPVWRVEERKGLLLLTLENSRIPRPNDRRPIDASFFGTVVGLIRPVEDHADHAVRVEIALRKPNARYEITQDDEGLVLDFSR, from the coding sequence TTGGTCTTCATCGCGTGGAGCGCGTCGGCAGCGGTGCAGGAGAACGTGCTCGGCGCGATCCGGACGCGCTCGACCGCCGACGGGACGTGGGTCGAGCTGACCGGGTCCCTGCCGCCGAGCTTCACGACCTCCTCGTTGCCGGACAAGCTGGTCGTCGACATCGCGGGGTCGCGCCTGGGGCCGGGGGTGAGCGAATCGCCGGGCAAGGGGCTGGTGCGCGCCGTCAAAGGCGAGGCGACCGGTGGCGGCGTTCGCATCGTGATCGATCTCGAGGAGGACGCGGAAGCGACGCTCTCCACCAGGGGGAACGTTCTGGTGGTCGCCGTGGCGCCGGGGGTTGCGCGAGCTGCCGCCGAGGCGAAGCGCAGGCAGGCCGAGGCCGATCGGCTCGCGGCGGAGGAAGGGGCGCGGAAGCAGGCGGAGGCGACTCGGCACGCTGAGGCGGAAGCTACGCGGATGAAGGCCGAGGCCGACCGGATCGCGGCCGCGGAATCGGCGCGCCAACAGGCGGAGGCCGACCGCCTCGTGGCAGCGGAAGCGGCACGCCAGCAAGCGGAGGTCGACCGTCTAGCGGCAGCGGAAGCGGCGCGCAGGCAGGCGGAGGCCGACCGCCTAGCGGCAGCGGAAGCGGCGCGCAGGCAGGCGGAGGCCGACCGCCTAGCGGCAGCGGAAGCGGCGCGCAGGCAAGCAGAGGCCGACCGCCTCGCTGCGGCGGAAGAAGCACGCCAGCAGGCAGAGGCCGACCGTCTCGCTACGGCGGAAGCGGCCCGCCGGCAGGCGGAGGCCGACCGCCTCGTGGCAGCGGAAGCGGCGCGCAGGCAGGCGGAGGGCGACCGCCTCGCGGCAGCGGAAGCGGCGCGTAGGCAGGCGGAGTCCGACCGGGCCGCGGCAGCGGAAGCGGCGCGTAGGCAGGCGGAGTCCGACCGGGCCGCGGCGGCGGAAGCGGCGCGCCAGCAGGCGGAGGCCGACCGCCGCGCAGCGGCAGAGGCAGCGCGTAGGCAGGCGGAAGCCGATCGCCTCGCAGCGGCGGAGGCCGCCCGTAGGCAGGCAGAAGCCGATCGGCTCGCTGCGGAAGAGGCCGCGCGCAGGCGAGCGGAGGCCGATCGTCTCGCTGCGGCGGAAGTGGCGCACGCGCAAGCCGAGGCCGTCCGAGTCGCGGCGGCGGAATCGCCCCGCCGGCAGGCGGAGGACGCCCGTATCGCCGAGGTCGCGCTCCACGCCGCGCCCACTCCGACCCCCGCCCCTCCCTCCCGCCACGGCGGCCCGGCAGAGATCAGCCACCTGGCGTTCCGTCCCACCGACGAGGGCGCCCGAATCACGATCCGGCACGACTCGCCGCCGGTCTGGCGGGTCGAGGAGCGAAAGGGCCTCCTGCTCCTCACCCTCGAGAACAGTCGGATCCCGCGGCCGAACGATAGGAGGCCCATCGACGCGAGCTTCTTCGGTACCGTCGTGGGCCTGATCCGGCCGGTGGAGGACCACGCCGACCACGCCGTCCGCGTGGAGATCGCCCTTCGGAAACCGAACGCCCGCTACGAGATCACCCAGGACGACGAGGGGCTCGTCCTCGACTTTTCGCGATAG